One stretch of Chryseobacterium sp. LJ668 DNA includes these proteins:
- a CDS encoding aspartate aminotransferase family protein: protein MQKDFFKYQAQTTQFAAGFEVEKAQGSYIFGKDGRKYLDFVAGVSANTLGHSHPKIINAIKQQADKYLHVMVYGEYAQEKPVELCRLLAEATPEPLEITYLVNSGAEAIDGSLKLAKRYTGREEIVSFKNSYHGNTHGALSVSGNEFHKREFRPLLPMVSFIEFNNENDFSKITEKTACVILETIQGAAGFLVPNDDYLIKLKKRCEEVGTLLILDEIQPGFGRTGKLFSFEHFGIVPDILIMGKGMGGGVPVGAFMSSRKIMETLSHSPKLGHITTFGGNPLIAAASHATLKEVLESGLMNEVAEKEELFRKLLVHPKIKNINGKGLMLAVNLGTPDYTLDVAKRCMEKGLIVFWQLYRNEYLRISPPLTISKDEISEGCQIILNVLNEN from the coding sequence ATGCAAAAAGATTTTTTTAAATATCAGGCACAAACCACACAGTTTGCAGCTGGTTTTGAAGTAGAAAAAGCGCAGGGAAGCTATATTTTCGGAAAAGACGGCAGAAAATACCTTGATTTCGTAGCGGGAGTTTCTGCAAATACTTTAGGTCACTCTCATCCCAAGATCATCAATGCCATCAAACAACAGGCAGACAAATATCTTCACGTAATGGTGTATGGAGAATATGCGCAGGAAAAGCCTGTGGAATTATGCAGACTGTTAGCTGAGGCAACACCCGAACCTTTAGAAATCACCTATCTGGTCAACAGTGGAGCAGAAGCCATAGACGGAAGTTTAAAATTGGCCAAAAGATATACAGGAAGAGAAGAAATCGTTTCCTTTAAAAATTCTTACCACGGAAATACACACGGAGCTTTAAGCGTTTCCGGAAACGAATTCCATAAAAGAGAATTTCGTCCGTTACTACCGATGGTTTCCTTCATTGAATTTAATAACGAAAATGATTTCAGTAAAATTACAGAGAAAACAGCATGCGTAATTCTTGAAACCATTCAGGGAGCTGCAGGATTTTTAGTTCCAAACGATGATTATTTAATTAAATTAAAGAAAAGGTGTGAAGAAGTGGGTACTCTCTTAATTTTGGATGAAATTCAGCCAGGATTTGGAAGAACAGGAAAGCTATTTTCATTTGAACATTTCGGCATCGTTCCTGATATTCTGATTATGGGAAAAGGAATGGGCGGCGGAGTTCCCGTGGGAGCTTTTATGAGTTCAAGAAAAATCATGGAAACTCTTTCGCATTCACCAAAGTTGGGTCATATCACTACTTTTGGCGGAAATCCCTTGATTGCAGCAGCTTCTCATGCAACTTTGAAAGAAGTTTTAGAAAGCGGATTGATGAATGAAGTAGCTGAAAAAGAAGAATTGTTCAGAAAACTCTTAGTACATCCCAAAATTAAAAACATCAACGGCAAAGGTTTGATGTTGGCCGTCAATCTTGGTACTCCCGATTACACATTAGATGTAGCCAAAAGATGTATGGAGAAAGGTTTGATTGTATTCTGGCAACTCTACAGAAACGAATATCTGAGAATATCACCGCCACTGACGATATCAAAAGATGAAATCTCTGAAGGCTGTCAGATTATTCTTAATGTATTAAATGAAAACTGA
- a CDS encoding START-like domain-containing protein, with translation MAKHKVHYEFPMHCLSEILYEYLASAEGLSEWFADDVIEKGDDFYFSWGGGSEEKATLIRYKPEGFVRFRWEEDEGTKNFFEMTITIDDITEDLALNITDFCEEGDEEENALYWENLIENLRIKLGAA, from the coding sequence ATGGCGAAACATAAAGTCCATTACGAATTCCCAATGCATTGTCTTTCAGAGATTTTGTATGAATATTTGGCTAGTGCTGAGGGTTTATCCGAGTGGTTTGCAGATGATGTGATAGAAAAAGGTGACGATTTCTATTTTAGTTGGGGTGGAGGTTCTGAAGAAAAAGCGACTTTGATCAGGTATAAGCCTGAAGGTTTCGTCCGCTTCCGATGGGAAGAAGATGAAGGTACCAAAAACTTCTTTGAAATGACCATTACTATTGATGATATTACAGAAGATTTAGCTCTTAATATTACAGATTTTTGTGAAGAAGGCGACGAAGAAGAAAATGCTTTGTATTGGGAAAACCTGATCGAAAACCTTAGAATAAAATTAGGTGCTGCTTAA
- a CDS encoding aminotransferase class IV, with translation MNNTYFTSEELKLQNRAFLFGDAVKVSFFVRNSQLIMDEECYFFLMASMRKMRMNIPLKYTLEFFQNLFNEKIIREKNVKNGIINFLVYRNFDGMTLSKSTISYFFEVDETDDILNVHPRFLELDIIKEINVNNNLLSNIRVHCPENIYAGIYAQENDLDDVILLNPNKRIARSTSGNLLFLEGDIIKVPKHSEGAYISPLLENFVTYLHKNNLADIQEHEIIAFESQKAEEILMISDEKGIFSVGKIRNKTFENTRFLTLVQGWKNSFSN, from the coding sequence TTGAATAATACTTATTTTACTTCAGAAGAGCTCAAGCTGCAAAACAGAGCATTTCTTTTCGGAGATGCTGTGAAAGTTTCATTTTTTGTAAGAAATTCTCAATTGATCATGGATGAAGAATGTTATTTCTTCCTGATGGCTTCTATGCGAAAAATGAGAATGAATATTCCTTTAAAATATACCCTGGAATTTTTTCAGAATCTCTTTAATGAAAAAATAATTCGTGAAAAAAATGTAAAAAACGGAATTATCAATTTTCTGGTGTACAGAAATTTTGACGGAATGACATTATCCAAATCTACAATCTCCTACTTCTTTGAAGTTGATGAGACGGATGATATTTTGAATGTGCATCCGCGATTTTTAGAATTAGATATAATTAAAGAAATCAACGTCAATAATAATCTTTTGAGCAACATCAGAGTTCATTGCCCAGAAAATATCTATGCCGGTATTTACGCTCAGGAAAATGATCTGGATGATGTTATTCTTTTAAATCCAAACAAGAGAATCGCCCGTTCTACTTCGGGAAATCTTCTGTTTTTAGAAGGAGATATCATTAAAGTTCCGAAACATTCTGAAGGTGCATACATCTCACCGCTGCTGGAAAATTTTGTCACTTATTTACATAAAAATAATCTGGCAGATATTCAGGAACATGAAATTATTGCTTTTGAATCTCAGAAGGCTGAAGAAATCTTAATGATCTCAGACGAGAAAGGAATTTTCTCAGTAGGAAAGATCAGAAATAAAACATTTGAAAATACACGCTTTCTCACATTGGTACAAGGTTGGAAGAACAGTTTTTCAAACTAA
- a CDS encoding YqgE/AlgH family protein: MNYSYKGKILISTPDISGDIFSRSVVLIIEHNENAAFGLILNKKNSKMSNRFKNFFDFKIEVYDGGPVENEKVFFIIKGKKVAETYTEINDEFYVTEDIETVINSVLSNELRIEDVKIFSGYSGWGALQLDNEVKRKMWTVVDVYNLDYTLPNDQTLWKSIMQNLGGEYLLWANAPEDISLN; encoded by the coding sequence ATGAATTACTCATACAAAGGTAAAATATTAATTTCCACACCTGATATTTCCGGAGACATTTTTTCAAGATCAGTGGTGCTTATCATTGAACACAATGAGAATGCTGCCTTTGGTTTGATCCTGAATAAGAAAAATTCTAAAATGAGTAACCGATTCAAAAATTTCTTTGATTTTAAAATAGAAGTGTATGATGGAGGACCTGTAGAAAATGAAAAGGTATTTTTCATTATCAAAGGTAAAAAAGTAGCTGAAACGTATACCGAAATAAATGATGAATTTTACGTTACGGAAGATATTGAAACCGTTATCAACTCAGTTCTTAGTAACGAATTGCGTATTGAAGATGTAAAAATATTTTCAGGTTATTCTGGTTGGGGAGCACTTCAATTGGATAATGAAGTAAAAAGAAAAATGTGGACGGTAGTGGACGTTTACAATCTTGATTATACTTTACCGAATGATCAAACGCTCTGGAAATCAATCATGCAGAATCTTGGTGGTGAATATCTTCTTTGGGCCAATGCTCCGGAGGATATTTCATTAAATTGA
- the pdxH gene encoding pyridoxamine 5'-phosphate oxidase: MENLHDKRKIYEKSQLIESEIKENPIEQFRDWFLDASSNPTVSEANAMAVSTLEEDGCPRTRMVLLKEYTYEGFIFYTNYNSRKGRSIEKTHKACLHFFWPGLERQIIIKADLEKIAENLSDGYFHSRPKGSQLGAVVSPQSEVIPNREFLEVKLKELESQFENSEIPRPENWGGYIAKPYEIEFWQGRPNRLHDRIIYQLNNLDWKISRLAP, encoded by the coding sequence ATGGAAAACCTTCACGATAAGAGAAAAATTTACGAAAAATCTCAACTTATTGAAAGTGAGATTAAAGAAAATCCGATAGAGCAATTCAGAGACTGGTTTTTGGATGCGTCATCAAATCCGACTGTTTCTGAAGCCAATGCAATGGCGGTCTCTACTCTGGAAGAGGATGGCTGCCCGAGAACGAGAATGGTTTTGCTTAAAGAATATACGTATGAAGGTTTTATTTTTTATACCAATTATAACAGCAGAAAAGGCAGATCAATTGAAAAAACACATAAGGCGTGTCTTCACTTCTTTTGGCCGGGTTTAGAAAGACAGATTATCATTAAAGCTGATCTTGAAAAAATCGCTGAGAACCTCAGTGACGGTTATTTTCATTCCAGGCCGAAAGGAAGTCAGTTGGGAGCTGTTGTTTCTCCGCAAAGTGAAGTAATTCCAAATAGAGAGTTTTTAGAAGTAAAGTTAAAGGAACTGGAGTCTCAGTTTGAAAACTCTGAAATCCCAAGACCCGAAAACTGGGGTGGCTATATTGCAAAACCTTACGAAATAGAATTCTGGCAAGGTAGGCCCAACAGATTGCATGACAGAATTATTTATCAGCTAAATAATCTGGATTGGAAAATTTCACGACTTGCCCCATAA
- a CDS encoding HU family DNA-binding protein, translating into MNKSELIDAIAKDAGITKVAAKAALESFISNVTTTLKAKDGKVSLVGFGTFSVSERAARQGINPATKKPIKIAAKTVAKFKAGADLATAVSGVKKK; encoded by the coding sequence ATGAACAAGTCTGAATTAATCGATGCAATCGCTAAGGACGCAGGTATTACTAAGGTTGCTGCTAAAGCTGCTCTGGAATCATTTATCTCTAATGTAACAACTACTCTAAAAGCAAAAGACGGAAAAGTGTCTCTAGTAGGTTTTGGTACTTTTTCAGTATCTGAAAGAGCTGCAAGACAAGGTATCAACCCTGCAACTAAAAAACCAATTAAAATTGCTGCTAAAACGGTTGCTAAATTTAAAGCTGGAGCTGATTTGGCTACTGCAGTTTCAGGTGTTAAGAAAAAATAA
- the panD gene encoding aspartate 1-decarboxylase, which produces MLIEVFKSKIHRVRVTASDLNYIGSITIDEDLIDAAGLVVGERVYIVNVNNGERFDTYIIKGKRKSGEVCLNGPAARKVQRDDIIIVIAYAQMTPEEARDFQPKIVFPDEKTNLLT; this is translated from the coding sequence ATGTTAATAGAAGTATTTAAATCTAAGATTCATAGGGTACGTGTGACAGCCTCAGACCTTAACTATATAGGAAGTATCACCATAGATGAAGATCTCATCGATGCAGCAGGATTGGTAGTGGGAGAAAGAGTTTACATTGTGAATGTAAACAATGGTGAGCGTTTTGACACTTACATCATCAAAGGTAAGAGAAAATCTGGCGAAGTATGTCTTAATGGCCCTGCAGCAAGAAAGGTGCAGCGCGATGACATCATTATCGTGATTGCTTATGCACAGATGACTCCGGAAGAGGCAAGAGATTTTCAGCCGAAAATTGTTTTCCCGGATGAGAAAACCAACCTTCTTACCTAA